One genomic region from Knoellia sp. p5-6-4 encodes:
- a CDS encoding SpoIIE family protein phosphatase, with the protein MTAAELLRARDWSTTGLGPRSRWPAAVEHVVATVMESPLPLCYQHGPTLDMVYNDAFAHILGVKHPDVFGLPTREAVAEVWEQPNVGAAFLRVLETGESFLEHGVRLTLRRGRPTPYRLDDGYYTRAASPVRDDTGAVIGVLHMVLETTEGVERIRELAGLAGSLSVAATVDDVCKVALQHASLTLPVVEVLICLPEESGGGQSPGELRVTRHRLEDVVSPLEERLPLIWTALSGDERLVVQRALAGGGVAQHDDLVVVPMPTDGHMGAVVLRLERLDGPHDPLAADARTMLSSAAALVGQAIARAQLLDRERSTAELLQRALLPQLLPQSRSFALAGRYEPVATGAVAGGDFYDAFSIPDGRLVLVIGDVMGRGVAAATVMGQIRAGARGAAISDPEPDSVLSTLDEMVAGLDQLWPDAVSTGQSHDRAGRGFGGGFGGELFVTMLYGLLDTHTGELTLASAGHCPPALVPSARPGQAGTGPGPRPHIVDLVTGPPLGLGGPRPVQTIKLDVGEVLLTFTDGLLERRSSTLGDGERRLLEVLDAVSSDNPRSVCQAVLEAMAASGGFEDDCALLAVGRTSLEHRRATLMVPPLPEAVRPARDWARSQLMLWGIQEDAQFAVVTGLSELVTNVVLHAGTDAHVSLELDGSRLTCSVSDTGSRGLPTTASQGGSATRGRGLRLVQSISSAFGSHRTANGATVWFEVEVGATSPGDRWE; encoded by the coding sequence ATGACCGCAGCGGAGCTGCTGCGCGCCCGGGACTGGTCGACCACCGGGCTCGGCCCGCGCTCGCGCTGGCCGGCCGCCGTCGAGCACGTCGTCGCCACGGTCATGGAGTCGCCGCTGCCGCTGTGCTACCAGCACGGCCCGACGCTGGACATGGTCTACAACGACGCGTTTGCCCACATCCTCGGCGTCAAGCACCCGGACGTCTTCGGCCTCCCCACGCGGGAGGCGGTCGCCGAGGTGTGGGAGCAGCCCAACGTCGGCGCGGCCTTCCTGCGGGTGCTCGAGACCGGCGAGTCGTTCCTCGAGCACGGAGTGCGCCTGACACTGCGCCGTGGGCGACCCACGCCCTACCGGCTGGACGACGGCTACTACACGCGAGCGGCCTCCCCGGTCCGTGACGACACGGGCGCGGTGATCGGTGTGCTCCACATGGTGCTGGAGACCACCGAGGGCGTCGAGCGGATCCGTGAGCTCGCCGGCCTGGCGGGTTCCCTGTCCGTGGCCGCCACCGTCGACGACGTCTGCAAGGTGGCCCTGCAGCACGCCTCCCTCACGCTGCCGGTGGTGGAGGTCCTGATCTGCCTGCCGGAGGAGTCCGGAGGCGGTCAGTCGCCGGGGGAGCTGCGCGTCACGCGTCACCGGCTTGAGGACGTGGTCTCCCCGCTGGAGGAGCGTCTGCCGCTCATCTGGACGGCGCTGAGCGGTGATGAGCGCCTGGTCGTGCAGCGGGCGCTGGCCGGTGGCGGCGTCGCCCAGCACGACGACCTCGTCGTGGTGCCCATGCCGACCGACGGCCACATGGGAGCCGTCGTCCTGCGCCTGGAGAGGCTGGACGGACCCCATGACCCGCTCGCTGCGGATGCCCGCACCATGCTGTCCTCCGCCGCCGCCCTCGTGGGCCAGGCAATCGCCCGTGCCCAGCTGCTCGACCGCGAGCGCAGCACGGCGGAGCTGCTCCAGCGGGCCCTGCTCCCGCAGCTCCTGCCGCAGTCGCGCTCTTTCGCCCTCGCCGGGCGCTACGAGCCCGTCGCCACCGGAGCGGTCGCCGGCGGCGACTTCTACGACGCGTTCTCCATCCCGGACGGCCGCCTCGTGCTGGTGATCGGAGACGTCATGGGCCGGGGTGTCGCGGCCGCGACGGTGATGGGGCAGATCCGCGCGGGTGCCCGGGGCGCCGCGATCTCCGACCCCGAGCCGGACTCGGTGCTGTCGACCCTCGACGAGATGGTGGCCGGACTCGACCAGCTCTGGCCCGACGCGGTGTCGACCGGGCAGTCCCACGACCGGGCCGGGCGCGGTTTCGGGGGAGGCTTCGGCGGCGAGCTGTTCGTCACCATGCTCTATGGGCTGCTCGACACCCACACCGGAGAGCTCACCCTGGCGAGCGCCGGGCACTGCCCACCGGCCCTGGTGCCGTCAGCGCGGCCAGGCCAGGCCGGGACCGGTCCCGGACCGCGGCCGCACATCGTCGACCTCGTCACCGGGCCGCCTCTCGGCCTGGGCGGCCCACGCCCCGTCCAGACCATCAAGCTCGACGTGGGGGAGGTGCTGCTCACCTTCACCGACGGCCTGCTCGAGCGCCGCTCCAGCACCCTCGGCGACGGTGAGCGCCGGCTGCTCGAGGTGCTGGACGCGGTGTCCTCGGACAACCCGCGCAGCGTCTGCCAGGCGGTCCTCGAGGCGATGGCCGCCTCAGGGGGCTTCGAGGACGACTGCGCCCTGCTCGCGGTGGGGCGCACCTCGCTCGAGCACCGTCGGGCGACCCTGATGGTGCCTCCGCTGCCGGAGGCCGTGCGCCCCGCACGCGACTGGGCACGAAGCCAGCTGATGCTCTGGGGAATCCAGGAGGACGCGCAGTTCGCCGTGGTCACCGGCCTGTCGGAGCTGGTCACGAACGTGGTGCTGCACGCCGGCACCGACGCGCACGTCAGCCTGGAGCTCGATGGGTCCCGGCTGACCTGCAGCGTCAGCGACACGGGCAGTCGCGGGCTGCCCACAACCGCGTCCCAGGGCGGTTCGGCCACCCGAGGGAGGGGGCTGCGGCTGGTGCAGAGCATCAGCAGCGCCTTCGGCTCGCACCGCACCGCCAATGGGGCCACGGTGTGGTTCGAGGTGGAGGTCGGGGCGACCTCGCCGGGTGACCGCTGGGAGTGA
- a CDS encoding S9 family peptidase: protein MPTPPSAPRREHVREHHGDRVIDHYEWLRDKSDPEVIAHLEAENAYAEEMTAHLEPLRQALFEEIRSRTLETDLSVPVRSGGWWYYTRTFEGAQYAAHCRAPVSAHPSRPEPEPGSEVEGEQVLLDGNVEAQGHDFFSLGALTVSADHRWLAYAVDTQGDERFALRIKDLDTGSVVDEAVTQIGYGCAFSLDANHVLYTRVDESWRPHQVWRHEVGTPAEQDVLVYEEVDPRFWMGVGTSRDDRWLMIGIGSKTTSEVRLLDAADPTAEFRIVAPRREGVEYEVEPARDRLLIVHNADNPDSDLAWAPLDCTSHEQWRPLLEAEKGERFQGVDAFDDFAVLSLRRDGLTALRLLPRDETAEAGFGAGHDLPFDQPVYQVGLGDNPESSTPSIQVVFESMVTPKTVSDYDVASRGFTVLKRQEVRGGYDPEDFEQRREWVTARDGTKVPMSLVYRRGTEPDGTHPGMLTAYGSYEASSDPYFSVARLSLLQRGFVYAIAHVRGGGEMGRAWYDQGKLLAKKNTFTDFVDCAAHLVDSGWVAPDRLAAEGGSAGGLLIGAAVNLAPDTFRAVHASVPFVDALTTILDPSLPLTVVEWEEWGNPLEDPEVYAYMKEYTPYENLRPVRYPAVLATTSLNDTRVFFTEPAKWVARLRETVTNDPAQRPILLRTEMVAGHGGKSGRYDAWRQVAWEWAFLIDQVAPEAARRAPVTAGSHPPRR from the coding sequence ATGCCGACCCCGCCCTCCGCGCCCCGCCGCGAGCACGTCCGCGAGCACCACGGCGACCGCGTCATCGACCACTACGAGTGGCTCCGCGACAAGTCCGACCCCGAGGTCATCGCGCACCTGGAGGCCGAGAACGCCTATGCGGAGGAGATGACGGCGCACCTCGAGCCGTTGCGGCAGGCGCTGTTCGAGGAGATCCGGTCCCGGACGCTGGAGACCGACCTGAGCGTGCCGGTGCGCAGCGGCGGCTGGTGGTACTACACACGCACGTTCGAGGGAGCGCAGTACGCCGCCCACTGCCGGGCGCCCGTCAGCGCACACCCCAGCCGTCCCGAGCCGGAGCCGGGCAGCGAGGTCGAGGGCGAGCAGGTCCTGCTCGACGGCAACGTCGAGGCGCAGGGCCACGACTTCTTCTCGCTCGGGGCGCTCACCGTGAGCGCCGACCACCGGTGGCTCGCGTATGCCGTGGACACCCAGGGCGACGAGAGGTTCGCCTTGCGCATCAAGGACCTCGACACCGGTTCCGTGGTCGACGAGGCCGTGACGCAGATCGGCTACGGCTGCGCGTTCTCCCTCGACGCGAACCACGTCCTCTACACCCGGGTCGACGAGTCGTGGCGCCCCCATCAGGTCTGGCGCCACGAGGTGGGCACCCCGGCGGAGCAGGACGTGCTGGTCTACGAGGAGGTCGACCCGCGGTTCTGGATGGGTGTCGGCACCTCGCGCGACGACCGGTGGCTGATGATCGGCATCGGCTCCAAGACCACCTCCGAGGTGCGGCTGCTCGACGCCGCCGACCCGACGGCTGAGTTCCGCATCGTCGCGCCTCGCCGTGAGGGCGTGGAGTACGAGGTGGAGCCGGCCCGTGACCGGCTGCTGATCGTGCACAACGCCGACAACCCCGACTCGGACCTCGCCTGGGCGCCGCTCGACTGCACCAGCCACGAGCAGTGGCGCCCGCTGCTGGAGGCCGAGAAGGGCGAGCGGTTCCAGGGCGTCGACGCCTTCGACGACTTCGCCGTGCTGTCGCTGCGCCGCGACGGGCTCACGGCGCTTCGCCTGCTCCCGCGCGACGAGACGGCGGAGGCCGGCTTCGGCGCGGGCCACGACCTGCCGTTCGACCAGCCGGTCTACCAGGTCGGTCTCGGCGACAACCCGGAGAGCTCGACGCCGAGCATCCAGGTGGTGTTCGAGTCGATGGTCACGCCGAAGACGGTCTCCGACTACGACGTCGCAAGCCGCGGCTTCACCGTGCTCAAGCGCCAGGAGGTGCGTGGCGGCTACGACCCCGAGGACTTCGAGCAGCGCCGCGAGTGGGTGACCGCCCGCGACGGCACCAAGGTGCCGATGTCGCTCGTCTACCGACGGGGCACCGAGCCGGACGGCACCCACCCGGGCATGCTCACGGCATACGGCTCCTACGAGGCGTCCTCGGACCCGTACTTCTCCGTGGCGCGGCTGTCCCTGCTGCAGCGCGGATTCGTCTACGCCATCGCGCACGTCCGCGGGGGCGGCGAGATGGGCCGGGCGTGGTACGACCAGGGAAAGCTGCTCGCCAAGAAGAACACCTTCACCGACTTCGTCGACTGCGCTGCGCACCTGGTGGACTCCGGCTGGGTCGCGCCGGACCGCCTCGCGGCAGAGGGCGGCTCGGCCGGCGGGCTGCTCATCGGCGCTGCGGTCAACCTTGCCCCCGACACGTTCCGGGCGGTCCACGCCTCGGTGCCCTTCGTCGATGCGCTCACCACCATCCTCGACCCGAGCCTGCCGCTCACGGTGGTGGAGTGGGAGGAGTGGGGCAACCCGCTCGAGGACCCGGAGGTGTACGCCTACATGAAGGAGTACACGCCGTACGAGAACCTCCGCCCGGTGCGGTACCCCGCGGTGCTCGCGACGACGAGCCTGAACGACACACGCGTCTTCTTCACCGAGCCGGCCAAGTGGGTGGCCCGCCTGCGGGAGACGGTCACCAACGACCCGGCGCAGCGGCCCATCCTCCTGCGCACCGAGATGGTGGCCGGCCACGGCGGAAAGAGCGGCCGCTACGACGCCTGGCGGCAGGTCGCGTGGGAGTGGGCCTTCCTCATCGACCAGGTCGCCCCGGAGGCCGCGCGCCGAGCACCGGTGACGGCAGGTAGCCACCCCCCGCGGAGGTGA
- the dnaE gene encoding DNA polymerase III subunit alpha, with translation MSAQPASPSSKDSFVHLHVHTEYSMLDGAARIDDLFTTAAEMGMPAVATTDHGYVFGAYEFWSKARKYGVKPIIGVEAYLTPGTHRTDKTRVKYGDGGRDDVSGSGAYTHMTLLAKNNNGMHNLFRMSSLASLEGYYFKPRMDKELLQTYGQGLVATTGCPSGEIQTRLRLGQWKEAVQAASDFRDIFGAENFFCELMDHGLGIERQVQKDLIRLARELNLPLVATNDLHYTRAEDAKAHAALLCVQSGSTLMDPNRFKFDADDFYLKSPAEMRHVWRELPEACDNTLLIAEMCEVSFTEGEGRYMPRFPCPPGENEESWFVKEVEKGLHERFPEGVPDYARNQAKFEIDVIVSKGYAGYFLVVADFIQWAKNNGIRVGPGRGSGAGSMCAYAMKITDLDPIPHGLIFERFLNPERMSMPDFDVDFDERRRGEVIRYVTEKYGEERVAQIVTYGTIKAKQAVKDASRVMGHPFSMGEKLTKAMPPDVMGKGVPLSGIYNPEHPRYGEGLEFRQLVEAEPHAKEVVETALGLEGLKRQWGVHAAGVIMSSEPLIDVIPIMRREQDGQIITQFDYPSCETLGLVKMDFLGLRNLTILDDAIENIRANRGEEIDLDALSKDMTDRATFDLLGRGDTLGVFQLDGGGMRSLLRLMQPDNFEDISAALALYRPGPMGANAHTNFALRKNGKQDIDYIHPELTEALEPILGMTYGLIIYQEQVMEIAQKLAGYTLGNADLLRRAMGKKKKEVLDAEYVNFERGMLDNGYSRESIKTLWGILLPFSDYAFNKAHTAAYGLVSYWTGYLKANYPAEYMAALLTSVRDDKDKSALYLGECRRMGIKVLPPDVNESVANFAAVGTDIRFGLEAIRNVGRNVVDAIVAAREEKGRFTSFKDFLSKCPAVVCNKRTVESLIRGGAFDGMSETRQGLARVHEDYIDHFIDIKRQEAIGQDSLFGGFGDDDAGGDAFDVSVLPPIPTTEWDKQTLLGFEREMLGLYVSDHPLFGIEHVLSQHADTSIASLMGEDGKPEGSTVQIAGLITGLQVKRTKKGDLWAIVTVEDLEGAIECLFFPSAYMTVSTMLGHDKVVAVKGRVNRRDDSVSIYASDLILPDITDGPRGPVVVTMETTRATTGKIEQLKNVLSSHPGSTEVHVRLSQAGRSVLMKLDDSYRVNATEALFGDLKVILGSRCLSG, from the coding sequence ATGTCAGCACAGCCCGCCTCGCCCTCGTCCAAGGACAGCTTCGTCCACCTGCACGTCCACACCGAGTACTCGATGCTCGACGGGGCGGCGAGGATCGACGACCTGTTCACGACGGCGGCCGAGATGGGCATGCCCGCAGTGGCCACCACCGACCACGGGTACGTCTTCGGGGCCTACGAGTTCTGGTCCAAGGCGCGCAAGTACGGCGTGAAGCCGATCATCGGCGTGGAGGCCTACCTGACGCCGGGCACGCACCGCACCGACAAGACGCGGGTCAAGTACGGCGACGGCGGCCGCGACGACGTCTCCGGCTCGGGTGCCTACACCCACATGACGCTGCTGGCGAAGAACAACAACGGCATGCACAACCTCTTCCGCATGTCGAGCCTGGCCAGCCTCGAGGGCTACTACTTCAAGCCCCGCATGGACAAGGAGCTGCTCCAGACCTACGGGCAGGGCCTGGTCGCCACCACGGGCTGCCCGTCCGGCGAGATCCAGACCCGCCTGCGCCTGGGCCAGTGGAAGGAGGCCGTGCAGGCGGCCTCGGACTTCCGTGACATCTTCGGCGCCGAGAACTTCTTCTGCGAGCTGATGGACCACGGCCTCGGCATCGAGCGCCAGGTGCAGAAGGACCTCATCCGCCTTGCCCGCGAGCTGAACCTGCCGCTGGTGGCCACCAACGACCTGCACTACACCAGGGCCGAGGACGCCAAGGCCCACGCGGCGCTGCTGTGCGTGCAGTCCGGCTCGACGCTGATGGACCCCAACCGGTTCAAGTTCGACGCCGACGACTTCTACCTCAAGAGCCCCGCGGAGATGCGCCACGTCTGGCGCGAGCTGCCGGAGGCCTGTGACAACACCCTGCTCATCGCCGAGATGTGCGAGGTCTCGTTCACCGAGGGCGAGGGCCGCTACATGCCGCGCTTCCCCTGCCCGCCGGGGGAGAACGAGGAGTCGTGGTTCGTCAAGGAGGTCGAGAAGGGCCTTCACGAGCGCTTCCCCGAGGGCGTGCCCGACTACGCGCGCAACCAGGCGAAGTTCGAGATCGACGTCATCGTCAGCAAGGGGTATGCCGGGTACTTCCTCGTCGTCGCCGACTTCATCCAGTGGGCGAAGAACAACGGCATCCGGGTGGGCCCGGGCCGTGGCTCGGGCGCGGGCTCCATGTGCGCGTACGCCATGAAGATCACCGACCTCGACCCGATCCCGCACGGCCTGATCTTCGAGCGCTTCCTCAACCCCGAGCGCATGTCGATGCCCGACTTCGACGTCGACTTCGACGAGCGCCGGCGGGGCGAGGTCATCAGGTACGTGACGGAGAAGTACGGCGAGGAGCGCGTCGCCCAGATCGTCACCTACGGCACCATCAAGGCCAAGCAGGCCGTCAAGGACGCCTCGCGCGTCATGGGACACCCCTTCTCCATGGGCGAGAAGCTCACCAAGGCCATGCCGCCGGACGTCATGGGCAAGGGCGTGCCCCTCTCGGGGATCTACAACCCCGAGCACCCCCGCTACGGCGAGGGCCTGGAGTTCCGCCAGCTCGTCGAGGCCGAGCCCCATGCGAAGGAGGTCGTCGAGACCGCGTTGGGCCTCGAGGGCCTGAAGCGGCAGTGGGGCGTGCACGCGGCCGGTGTCATCATGTCGAGCGAGCCGCTCATCGACGTGATCCCGATCATGCGCCGCGAGCAGGACGGCCAGATCATCACCCAGTTCGACTACCCGAGCTGCGAGACGCTCGGGCTGGTCAAGATGGACTTCCTGGGCCTGCGCAACCTCACGATCCTCGACGACGCCATCGAGAACATCCGCGCCAACCGCGGCGAGGAGATCGACCTCGACGCGCTGTCCAAGGACATGACCGACCGCGCCACCTTCGACCTGCTCGGCCGCGGTGACACCCTCGGCGTCTTCCAGCTCGACGGCGGCGGCATGCGCTCGCTCCTGCGACTCATGCAGCCCGACAACTTCGAGGACATCTCGGCGGCGCTCGCGCTCTACCGCCCCGGCCCGATGGGCGCCAACGCGCACACCAACTTCGCGCTGCGCAAGAACGGCAAGCAGGACATCGACTACATCCACCCCGAGCTCACCGAGGCGCTCGAGCCCATCCTGGGCATGACCTACGGCCTGATCATCTATCAGGAGCAGGTCATGGAGATCGCGCAGAAGCTCGCGGGCTACACCCTCGGCAACGCGGACCTGCTCCGGCGCGCGATGGGCAAGAAGAAGAAGGAGGTGCTCGACGCCGAGTACGTCAACTTCGAGAGGGGGATGCTCGACAACGGGTACTCCAGGGAGTCGATCAAGACGCTGTGGGGCATCCTCCTGCCGTTCTCGGACTACGCGTTCAACAAGGCGCACACCGCCGCCTACGGCCTGGTCTCCTACTGGACCGGTTACCTCAAGGCCAACTACCCGGCCGAGTACATGGCCGCTCTGCTCACCAGCGTCCGCGACGACAAGGACAAGTCGGCGCTGTACCTCGGTGAGTGCCGCCGCATGGGCATCAAGGTGCTCCCGCCCGACGTCAACGAGTCGGTCGCCAACTTCGCCGCGGTCGGCACCGACATCCGCTTCGGCCTCGAGGCCATCCGCAACGTCGGCCGCAACGTCGTCGACGCCATCGTCGCCGCCCGCGAGGAGAAGGGCCGCTTCACCTCATTCAAGGACTTCCTCTCCAAGTGTCCTGCGGTGGTGTGCAACAAGCGCACGGTCGAGTCGCTGATCCGCGGCGGCGCCTTCGACGGGATGAGCGAGACCCGCCAGGGCCTCGCCCGGGTGCACGAGGACTACATCGACCACTTCATCGACATCAAGCGCCAGGAGGCCATCGGGCAGGACTCGCTGTTCGGCGGGTTCGGCGACGACGACGCCGGTGGGGACGCCTTCGACGTGTCGGTGCTGCCCCCGATCCCCACGACCGAGTGGGACAAGCAGACCCTGCTCGGCTTCGAGCGCGAGATGCTCGGCCTCTACGTCTCCGACCACCCCCTCTTCGGCATCGAGCACGTGCTGAGCCAGCACGCCGACACCTCGATCGCCTCGCTCATGGGCGAGGACGGCAAGCCCGAGGGGTCGACCGTCCAGATCGCCGGGCTCATCACCGGCCTGCAGGTCAAGCGCACCAAGAAGGGCGACCTCTGGGCGATCGTCACCGTGGAGGACCTCGAGGGCGCCATCGAGTGCCTGTTCTTCCCCTCGGCGTACATGACCGTCTCGACGATGCTCGGCCACGACAAGGTGGTGGCGGTCAAGGGCCGGGTCAACCGCCGTGACGACTCGGTCTCGATCTACGCCTCCGACCTGATCCTCCCCGACATCACCGACGGCCCGCGCGGTCCCGTGGTGGTGACCATGGAGACGACCCGGGCGACCACGGGCAAGATCGAGCAGCTCAAGAACGTGCTCAGCTCGCACCCGGGCTCCACGGAGGTGCACGTCCGGCTCAGCCAGGCGGGCCGGTCCGTCCTGATGAAGCTCGACGACAGCTACCGGGTCAACGCCACCGAGGCGCTGTTCGGCGACCTGAAGGTCATCCTCGGCTCGCGCTGCCTTTCCGGGTAG
- a CDS encoding RluA family pseudouridine synthase: MSDTRTLFVPDGLEGERVDAALARLFGVSRTRAADLAKSGDVQLNHQPAGKSDRVAAGDLLEVTLPAVDASPTLKVIAEPVPGMTIIHDDDDIVVVDKPVGVAAHPSVGWTGPTVVGGLAAAGYRIATSGASERQGVVSRLDVGTSGLMVVAKSEYAYSRLKQAFRSRTVDKTYHALVQGLPDPVVGTIDAPIGRHPNHDYKFAVMESGKPSVTHYEVMEAFRAASLIDIHLETGRTHQIRVHFAALHHPCVGDLTYGADPKLAARLGLERQWLHAVGLGFEHPGTGEYVSFTSPYPADLQKALDLL; this comes from the coding sequence ATGAGTGACACCCGCACCCTGTTCGTCCCCGACGGGCTCGAGGGGGAGCGGGTCGACGCCGCGCTGGCGCGCCTGTTCGGGGTCTCGCGAACCCGCGCGGCCGACCTCGCCAAGTCCGGTGACGTGCAGCTCAACCACCAGCCGGCCGGCAAGTCCGACCGCGTCGCGGCCGGCGACCTGCTCGAGGTCACCCTCCCGGCGGTCGACGCGAGCCCCACCTTGAAGGTCATCGCCGAGCCCGTGCCGGGCATGACGATCATCCACGACGACGACGACATCGTGGTGGTCGACAAGCCCGTCGGCGTCGCCGCCCACCCGAGCGTCGGCTGGACCGGTCCCACCGTGGTGGGCGGGCTGGCAGCCGCCGGCTACCGGATCGCCACGTCGGGCGCCAGCGAGCGGCAGGGCGTCGTCTCGCGCCTCGACGTGGGCACCAGCGGCCTGATGGTGGTCGCCAAGAGCGAGTACGCCTACAGCCGCCTCAAGCAGGCCTTCCGGTCCCGCACGGTCGACAAGACCTACCACGCCCTCGTGCAGGGCCTGCCCGACCCAGTCGTGGGCACCATCGACGCGCCGATCGGCCGCCACCCGAACCACGACTACAAGTTCGCCGTGATGGAGTCCGGCAAGCCGAGCGTGACGCACTACGAGGTCATGGAGGCGTTCCGGGCGGCGTCCCTCATCGACATCCACCTCGAGACGGGCCGCACCCACCAGATCCGGGTGCACTTCGCGGCGCTGCACCACCCGTGCGTGGGCGACCTGACCTACGGGGCGGACCCGAAGCTCGCGGCCCGGCTCGGCCTGGAGCGGCAGTGGCTGCACGCAGTGGGCCTCGGGTTCGAGCACCCGGGCACGGGGGAGTACGTCAGCTTCACCAGCCCCTACCCGGCAGACCTGCAGAAGGCGCTCGACCTGCTCTGA
- the lspA gene encoding signal peptidase II translates to MQDEAGAPLIAAHDETTPPEQTTDTSALQRSRLFAVLGGTAAVVLLLDQLSKLWALRSLTPGDPVDLVGSLIRLNLIRNPGAAFSIGTGATWVLTLIACGVLVFILVTARRLGSTAWAWALGLLLGGSLGNLADRVFREPGPGRGHVVDFIDYFGWFIGNVADIAIVGAAGVIAVLATMGIGVDGARPEHGRHEAGRHEADHE, encoded by the coding sequence ATGCAAGATGAAGCAGGAGCGCCGCTGATCGCTGCGCACGACGAGACCACCCCGCCCGAGCAGACAACCGACACCTCCGCCCTTCAGCGCAGCCGGCTCTTCGCCGTCCTCGGAGGCACCGCCGCCGTGGTGCTGCTGCTGGACCAGCTGAGCAAGCTGTGGGCGCTGCGCTCCCTGACCCCCGGTGACCCGGTCGACCTCGTCGGCTCGCTGATCCGGCTCAACCTGATCCGCAACCCCGGGGCCGCCTTCTCCATCGGCACCGGGGCGACGTGGGTCCTGACGCTCATCGCCTGTGGCGTGCTCGTCTTCATCCTCGTCACCGCGCGGCGCCTCGGCAGCACCGCTTGGGCGTGGGCGCTCGGCCTCCTGCTCGGTGGGTCGCTGGGCAACCTGGCCGACCGCGTCTTCCGCGAGCCCGGTCCCGGCCGCGGCCACGTGGTGGACTTCATCGACTACTTCGGCTGGTTCATCGGCAACGTCGCCGACATCGCGATCGTGGGCGCCGCCGGTGTCATCGCGGTGCTGGCGACGATGGGCATCGGCGTCGACGGCGCACGGCCCGAGCACGGCAGGCACGAGGCAGGCAGGCACGAGGCCGACCATGAGTGA
- a CDS encoding TraR/DksA C4-type zinc finger protein, translating to MAARTADAAGTRSGTNASKKVSPASAVAKKARSAVKAAVKKATSSRPGANASTAATLAATKTTAKKATTKTTAKKATAKKTAATKKAAPAKKTAAAKKAAPAKKTAATKKTAATKKAAPAKKTAATKKAAPAKKTAATKKAAPVKKTAATKKAAAAKKTAPAAKPGTKAPTPTTGRAGTTTATKAAATQAPPGKKAAPMKKTTPAKKAAPAAPVKKATAARKSAAAGRSKQPAAAATLRVREDETPWTAKELAEVRASIEADVAHLREEIKVAEADLVGLMRDGGDGAGDDQADAGAMTFEREHEISVANNAREMLIQNLHALERLDNGTYGICESCGNPIGKLRLQAAPRATLCMPCKMKQERR from the coding sequence ATGGCTGCACGGACGGCTGACGCCGCCGGGACGAGGAGTGGCACGAACGCGTCGAAGAAGGTCTCGCCGGCCAGTGCCGTGGCGAAGAAGGCGCGCTCTGCGGTCAAGGCCGCGGTGAAGAAGGCAACGTCGTCACGCCCAGGGGCCAACGCTTCGACGGCTGCGACACTCGCCGCCACGAAGACCACGGCCAAGAAGGCCACGACGAAGACCACGGCCAAGAAGGCCACGGCCAAGAAGACCGCGGCGACCAAGAAGGCGGCCCCGGCCAAGAAGACCGCGGCGGCCAAGAAGGCGGCCCCGGCCAAGAAGACCGCGGCGACCAAGAAGACCGCGGCGACCAAGAAGGCGGCCCCGGCCAAGAAGACCGCGGCGACCAAGAAGGCGGCCCCGGCCAAGAAGACCGCGGCGACCAAGAAGGCGGCCCCGGTCAAGAAGACCGCGGCGACCAAGAAGGCGGCCGCGGCCAAGAAGACCGCCCCGGCCGCGAAACCCGGTACCAAGGCCCCTACCCCCACAACGGGTCGGGCCGGTACCACTACCGCTACCAAGGCCGCAGCCACCCAGGCTCCTCCTGGAAAGAAAGCCGCTCCCATGAAGAAGACGACGCCCGCCAAGAAGGCCGCCCCGGCCGCACCCGTCAAGAAGGCCACTGCGGCAAGGAAGAGCGCAGCCGCCGGCCGGTCCAAGCAGCCCGCCGCAGCGGCGACGCTCCGGGTGCGCGAGGACGAGACGCCGTGGACCGCCAAGGAGCTCGCCGAGGTGCGGGCCTCCATCGAGGCCGACGTGGCGCACCTGCGCGAGGAGATCAAGGTGGCGGAGGCCGACCTCGTAGGGCTCATGCGGGACGGAGGTGACGGGGCGGGTGACGACCAGGCCGACGCCGGAGCCATGACGTTCGAGCGCGAGCACGAGATCTCCGTGGCCAACAACGCCCGCGAGATGCTCATCCAGAACCTCCACGCGCTCGAGCGCCTCGACAACGGCACGTACGGGATCTGCGAGTCCTGCGGCAACCCGATCGGCAAACTTCGCCTTCAGGCCGCTCCTCGTGCGACCCTATGCATGCCATGCAAGATGAAGCAGGAGCGCCGCTGA